The genome window AGTGTTCCCTCGCTTACGCTTAGCGCTTGGGATAGCCCAAAGCGTCGGGGGTAGCAGATCATTTTGCGGAGAAACTTTGCAACTGCGCAAGACCATGAATCGCAAAATGGTCGGTGTCGCGCAGCAACAAGAGGATCAGTTCTGCTCGGCCGGCGTGGGACAAGCCATGCCCCCACGCTCATCCTCTTGTCGCTGCGCGACACGGACGATTTTCCGACTCCGATTCATCTCGTTCCGCAAGCCGCTCCGGAAAATCATCCGTGCCACCCGACGAGCAGCGTTTCGAGCCTACCCACTTGCAACGAGGTAGCCACATGCGATTGTTCACTTGGTGCGCGATCTGGTTGGCCTGTGTGGCATGCACCGCCACGGCACAGCCCACCGATCCCGCGCCGCGCGTCTTCGACGACCGCCTCGAGCTCACGCTCGTCGCGCGCGAGCTGGAGATCGTCACCCCCATCGGCCTCACGTTCGACCGCCACGGCCGGCTGCTCGTCATCGAATCGCACACCCACTTTCCTCCGGAAGGTTACGCCGGGCCGAAGACCGATCGCATTCGTCTCCTCGAGGACACCGATGGCGACGGCCGCGCCGATCGCTTCCGTAGCTTCCACGAAGGCAGCGAGAAAACGATGAGCATCCGGCGCGGGCCGGACGACTGGATCTACGTCGCCACGCGGCTGCGCGTCTTCCGCCTGCGCGACACGAACGGCGACGACGTGGCCGACCAGGAGGAAGAGATCGCCCGGCTCGATACCCCCGGCGACTATCCGCACGACGGACTCTGCGGCCTCGCCTTCGACGACCAGGGGGGCCTCTACTTCGGCCTGGGCGAAAACCTGGGGGAGCCCTACACCCTCATCGGCAGCGACGGCACGCGCCTGAGCGGCGGCGGAGAAGGGGGCAACGTCTACCACTGCCAGCTCGACGGCAGCTCGCTGCGACAAGTTGCCACCGGCTTCTGGAACCCCTTCGGCATCTGCCTCGATCCGCACGGACGCCTCTTCTGTATCGAGAACGATCCCGACGCTAGTCCTCCCTGTCGTTTGCTGCACGTCGTCGAAGGGGGAGACTACGGCTACCAGTTCCGCTACGGTCGCTCGGGCAAGCACCCGTTGCAGGCCTGGGACGGCGAACTGCCCGGCACGCTCCCCATGGTGGCCGGGACGAGCGAGGGTCCTTCGGCTGTCGTCCCCTACCACGGGCAACTCTACGTCTCGAGTTGGGGAGAATATCGCGTCGAGCGATTCCGCCTCGAGCCGCGCGGCGCCTCTTTCTCCGCCGTGCGCGAGGTCGTGGTCGAAGGGGACGATCAGTTCCGGCCGATCGACTTCGCCGTTGCCCCCGACGGTTCGCTCTACTTCACCGACTGGGTCGATCGCAGCTACGAGGTGCATGGAAAAGGACGCATCTGGCGCTTGAAATGGAAAGGCACGCCACCGACGGATGAATTTCCGGCGCTCACCGCGGCCGAGCAGGAAGCCGCGCGGCTTGCCTCGTCGCCGAACCAGGCGACGCTCAGCCTCGAAGATCCCTTTCTGCACCAGGCGGCCGTCGTCGGGCTGACGAATTCCACCTTCGTCGAAAGTGCCAAACTGTCCGATCTCGCCGACGCGCGGCAAACGCTCGGCCTGCTCGAAGCGGCCCGCCGCTCGAAGATCGGCGACGCGCGGCGCGACGAATTGCTCGCCGCGGCCCTCTCTGCTCCGCATTCCGACGTGCGGTTGTACGCCGTGCGCTGGATTTCCGATGCTCGCTTGCCGCGGTTTCGCGCGAATCTGGCAGCGATGCTCAACGAACCTGACGTCCCGTGGCCCTTGTTCCGTGCGACGCTGGCGGCCATCGACTGGATCGATACCGGCACGACGCCGGCGCAGTCGGGCCGCGCCGCGGGCGAACCATTTTTATTGGCCGTCTTACAAGACAACGATCGCCCCACGGCGTTGCGCGCCATGGCGCTGCGCATGCTCGGGCCAAGCCATCCCGCGATCGCCATATCGCAGTTGAACGAGCTGCTCGCCTCGTCCGACGCTGGTCTGCGGCGTGAAGCCGTCCGCACGCTCGTCCGCAGCCCGCTGGCCGAACGAAGCGACGCGCTCGAAGCCGTCATCGCCGATACGTCGGCCGATCCGCAGCTTCGCGCCGATGCCGTGGCAGGTCTGCTGGTCGATGAAACATCGCGGCCATTGCTCGAAAAGCTCGCCGCCGGCGAACCTGGCGCCGTGCAAGCCGCGGCCGCGCGTCAGCTTGCTCGATCCGCGCCGAGCGGCACCACCGCCAAGAGCACGTTCCCCGCGACGAGCCCCGGCACGAACGATATCGACGCCTGGCTCGCGCTTGTGGGCGAAGGAGGCGACCGCGACGCCGGCTGGCGGGCCTTCTTCGGCCAGGGGGCCGGCCGCTGCGGCGATTGCCACACCGTCGCGGGCCAGGGAGCCGACGTCGGGCCCGACCTCTCGGGCATCGCCACGCGCATGGGGCGCCGCCGCGTACTGGAATCGATCCTCGAGCCCAGCCGAGAAATCGCGCCGCGCTACGTCCCCTGGACGATCGAAACCACCGACGGCCGCACGTTCACGGCCCTCTCGCTCGGCGTGCCCGGCAGCGGCCCGGTCGAACAACTCCTTTTGGCGGACGGCAAGCAAATCGACCTGCCACGCGACCAGGTCGCGGCCCGCGCCATCGCCAGCAAGTCGGTCATGCCCGACGGCCTGCACGAGCAATTCAGCCCCGCAGAGCTGCGCGACATCCTGGCGCTGCTCGGCGAGGAATAACCAACCGCGCTCCGTGCCCGCACGTGCGGTCCTCCGCCGCGTTTGAGATCGGCGTCTGCCCGGGGTGAATTGGTCGGCTACAATGGAAGAACGCGATCAGAGACATATCCTGTTTCGGCTTTGGTGAGTTAGGAAAGGATCCTCACGTAACCATTCCCAATCACCGCACACTGCGGATCGGAACGATTTCCGGCGTTCTGCGGGACGTCGCCGAGCATGTCGGGATCAGCCGAGATGCACTCGCCGAAGAGCTCTTCGGAAACAGACCATGACGCTGCCCGACGTCGGGCCCGACAAAAAATCCCAAACCCGTAGC of Pirellulales bacterium contains these proteins:
- a CDS encoding HEAT repeat domain-containing protein — encoded protein: MRLFTWCAIWLACVACTATAQPTDPAPRVFDDRLELTLVARELEIVTPIGLTFDRHGRLLVIESHTHFPPEGYAGPKTDRIRLLEDTDGDGRADRFRSFHEGSEKTMSIRRGPDDWIYVATRLRVFRLRDTNGDDVADQEEEIARLDTPGDYPHDGLCGLAFDDQGGLYFGLGENLGEPYTLIGSDGTRLSGGGEGGNVYHCQLDGSSLRQVATGFWNPFGICLDPHGRLFCIENDPDASPPCRLLHVVEGGDYGYQFRYGRSGKHPLQAWDGELPGTLPMVAGTSEGPSAVVPYHGQLYVSSWGEYRVERFRLEPRGASFSAVREVVVEGDDQFRPIDFAVAPDGSLYFTDWVDRSYEVHGKGRIWRLKWKGTPPTDEFPALTAAEQEAARLASSPNQATLSLEDPFLHQAAVVGLTNSTFVESAKLSDLADARQTLGLLEAARRSKIGDARRDELLAAALSAPHSDVRLYAVRWISDARLPRFRANLAAMLNEPDVPWPLFRATLAAIDWIDTGTTPAQSGRAAGEPFLLAVLQDNDRPTALRAMALRMLGPSHPAIAISQLNELLASSDAGLRREAVRTLVRSPLAERSDALEAVIADTSADPQLRADAVAGLLVDETSRPLLEKLAAGEPGAVQAAAARQLARSAPSGTTAKSTFPATSPGTNDIDAWLALVGEGGDRDAGWRAFFGQGAGRCGDCHTVAGQGADVGPDLSGIATRMGRRRVLESILEPSREIAPRYVPWTIETTDGRTFTALSLGVPGSGPVEQLLLADGKQIDLPRDQVAARAIASKSVMPDGLHEQFSPAELRDILALLGEE